A region from the Eleginops maclovinus isolate JMC-PN-2008 ecotype Puerto Natales chromosome 17, JC_Emac_rtc_rv5, whole genome shotgun sequence genome encodes:
- the pdzrn4 gene encoding PDZ domain-containing RING finger protein 4 — MGCNLCTLQKREEHYKLLYEIAQVNGRNFSKVEHEEAVVEAIRRDPIVVQVLRHTPTRATAAVGHNHNCMQQDVCVVDVCTQTDITFEHIMALAKLRPATPPVPDICPFLLSDSCHSIHTMEHEFYECPEYLSNIPAEVERTEDYEYEEVELCRQNSQEKLGLTLCYRTDDEEDSGIYVSQVEPNSIAARDGRIKEGDRILQINGFEVQDREKAVALLSSEEARSITLLVTRPEIQLEEEVWLDDEQQELVEELKKEILEERRKQKERNFDRGDENLAEEDMTTDTATYSSTNQDSGFGRSTDSPEHQPLLAGLNRRSPAHCLRERWRADHPHAKQGIGVQQETKGPRTRSKSHSQEGGINNRNSGGGILGLENRFQQLLELKCQIRNGGECGVYSIRHSIECSVTEQGVEGDGEDRVRGGGNGVEQELRMLNEELCSIELECQSIMQAHQLRQNQLNLSQPASCSPGRSPKEGHKRHGRLADIHEHPERSDNDRIREKDSSSAYNTAESARSTPLGMERSPDHSLQRHISFTNQKNLRLASSTPSRPIAIQKPQGTPSHNRPSDPGTVISSSPDQSNPSRSESDPALPADDERCEKKRRTRESRRGLPYGSYQTTPHPGQGGSRQLQSYMQLLQQHSSLEYSQSQLSLLSVCRDPVHRSGRPGEPRLEWKVKVRADGTRYVARRPARDRILRERALRIREERSGGMTTDDDAMSEMKMGRYWSKEERKQHLARAREQRKRREFMQKSRLDCLKEGPASGAEGRKEINILELSHKKMLKKRNKKILDNWMTIQELMSHGARVPEDSKVHHSAFLSVTTV; from the exons GTGAACGGGCGCAACTTCTCCAAGGTGGAACATGAGGAGGCAGTGGTGGAGGCCATCAGGCGAGACCCCATCGTTGTCCAGGTTCTCCGGCATACACCCACAAGAGCCACGGCCGCTGTCGGACACAACCACAACTGCATgcagcaggatgtgtgtgtggtggatgtATGCACGCAAACGGACATCACCTTCGAGCACATTATGGCGCTGGCGAAGCTACGGCCTGCGACTCCGCCCGTTCCTGACATCTGTCCTTTCCTTTTGTCCGACAG TTGTCACTCCATCCACACCATGGAGCATGAGTTTTATGAATGTCCAGAGTACCTGTCCAATATCCCAGCAGAGGTGGAGAGGACTGAAGATTATGAGTATGAG GAAGTGGAGCTGTGCAGGCAGAACAGCCAGGAGAAGCTCGGCTTGACGCTGTGCTACAGGACCGACGATGAGGAGGACAGCGGCATCTATGTCAGCCAG GTGGAGCCAAACAGCATAGCAGCGAGGGATGGGCGCATCAAGGAAGGAGATCGTATTCTACAG ATAAATGGCTTTGAAGTgcaagacagagagaaagcTGTTGCCTTGTTATCAAGTGAAGAAGCAAGAAGCATCACACTCCTGGTGACAAGACCAGAAATCCAG CTCGAGGAGGAGGTATGGCTGGATGACGAGCAGCAGGAGCTcgtggaggagctgaagaaagagatcctggaggagaggaggaagcagaaggAGCGCAACTTTGACAGGGGAGATGAG AATCTAGCTGAAGAAGACATGACAACAGACACAGCTACATATTCCTCCACGAATCAAGACAGTGGGTTTGGACGCAGTACAGACAGTCCAGAGCACCAACCCCTCCTGGCTGGACTCAACaggaggtctccagctcattgcCTGAGAGAGCGATGGCGGGCAGATCACCCACACGCAAAACAAGGGATTGGTGTTCAGCAGGAAACTAAAGGTCCAAGGACAAGGTCCAAAAGTCACAGCCAGGAAGGGGGAATCAATAATCGTAATAGTGGAGGCGGGATACTTGGTTTAGAAAATCGCTTCCAGCAACTCCTAGAGCTCAAGTGTCAAATCCGCAATGGAGGCGAGTGTGGGGTGTACTCCATTCGACACAGTATAGAGTGTAGTGTCACTGAGCAAGGGGTGGAGGGAGATGGCGAAGATCGGGTTAGAGGAGGAGGGAATGGAGTGGAGCAGGAGTTGAGGATGCTGAATGAGGAACTGTGCAGCATTGAGCTTGAATGCCAGAGCATCATGCAAGCGCACCAACTCCGTCAAAACCAGCTAAATCTCTCACAGCCAGCGTCCTGCTCACCGGGACGGAGCCCGAAGGAGGGACACAAGCGGCACGGCAGGTTGGCCGACATCCACGAACACCCAGAACGGTCGGACAATGACAGGATCCGAGAGAAGGACAGCTCCAGTGCCTACAACACAGCTGAGAGTGCTCGGTCGACACCCCTGGGTATGGAGAGATCTCCTGATCATTCACTGCAGAGACACATCAGCTTCACAAACCAGAAAAACCTCAGACTGGCTTCCTCCACGCCCTCCCGCCCCATTGCGATCCAAAAGCCACAAGGTACACCGAGTCATAACAGACCATCAGATCCAGGCACTGTTATCTCCAGCAGCCCGGACCAGAGCAACCCTTCCCGATCCGAGTCAGACCCTGCCCTACCAGCAGATGATGAGAggtgtgaaaagaaaagaaggacaAGAGAGTCCAGGAGGGGGCTTCCCTATGGTTCTTATCAGACAACCCCACATCCAGGCCAGGGAGGATCCAGGCAGCTGCAG AGCTACATGCAGCTGCTACAACAGCACTCGTCCCTGGAGTATTCCCAGAGCCAGTTGAGTCTGCTCAGTGTCTGTCGAGATCCCGTGCACCGGAGCGGACGCCCTGGGGAACCCCGTCTCGAATGGAAGGTCAAGGTTCGAGCTGACGGCACACGCTACGTGGCGCGGAGGCCTGCTCGCGACCGCATCCTGAGGGAGCGTGCGCTAAGgataagagaggagaggagcggaGGCATGACCACGGATGACGATGCCATGAGCGAGATGAAGATGGGCCGCTACTGgagcaaagaggagaggaagcagcaCTTGGCGCGTGCCAGGGAgcaaaggaagaggagggagttCATGCAAAAGAGCCGCCTCGATTGTCTGAAGGAGGGGCCAGCCAGTGGAGCTGAGGGCAGGAAGGAAATCAATATCTTGGAGCTCAGTCACAAAAAGATGCTGAAGAAACGGAACAAAAAGATCCTGGATAACTGGATGACCATCCAGGAGCTCATGAGTCATGGGGCTAGAGTCCCAGAGGACTCCAAAGTGCACCACAGTGCATTCCTTTCTGTCACAACGGTCTAG